A single genomic interval of Burkholderia cepacia ATCC 25416 harbors:
- a CDS encoding GntR family transcriptional regulator, which yields MPIMNEPEAHLSGAASPEAIAERIRTAILEHRLAPGSKLTEAQLCDVFGVKRGTIRQALAQLATDKLVELEPNRGAFVASPTLQDVHEVFEMRRIIELAVVERLATGPGAKRLKGVAALIDKERKAFERHDFAAWIRLSGEFHTALATLMGNATLSECLEGLVARSTLMSALYESHGRSPCSCDDHEEILAALEAGDPKRAVTLMAHHLQHVELKMLDRPAQGQVDLREVFGGA from the coding sequence ATGCCGATCATGAACGAGCCCGAAGCCCACCTGTCCGGTGCAGCCAGCCCCGAAGCGATCGCCGAGCGGATCCGCACGGCGATCCTCGAGCATCGGCTCGCGCCTGGTTCGAAGCTGACGGAGGCGCAGCTCTGCGACGTATTCGGCGTGAAGCGCGGGACGATCCGCCAGGCGCTTGCGCAGCTCGCGACCGACAAGCTCGTCGAGCTCGAGCCGAACCGCGGCGCGTTCGTCGCGAGCCCGACGCTGCAGGACGTGCACGAGGTGTTCGAGATGCGCCGGATCATCGAGCTCGCCGTGGTCGAGCGGCTCGCGACCGGGCCCGGCGCGAAGCGGCTGAAGGGCGTCGCCGCGCTGATCGACAAGGAACGCAAGGCGTTCGAGCGGCACGACTTCGCGGCGTGGATCCGGCTGTCGGGCGAATTCCACACGGCGCTCGCCACGCTGATGGGCAATGCGACGCTCAGCGAGTGCCTCGAAGGGCTCGTCGCACGCTCGACGCTGATGTCGGCGCTGTACGAATCGCACGGGCGCAGCCCGTGCTCGTGCGACGACCACGAAGAGATCCTCGCCGCGCTGGAGGCGGGCGATCCGAAGCGGGCGGTGACGCTGATGGCGCACCACCTGCAGCATGTCGAACTGAAGATGCTGGACCGGCCCGCACAAGGGCAGGTCGATTTGCGCGAAGTGTTCGGCGGCGCCTGA
- a CDS encoding fumarate reductase/succinate dehydrogenase flavoprotein subunit, with translation MTTHVLEYDIVVVGGGTAGPMAAIKAKERDPSLRVLLLEKANVKRSGAISMGMDGLNNAVIPGHATPEQYTREITIANDGIVDQEAVYAYATHSFATIEQLDRWGVKFEKDGTGDYAVKKVHHMGSYVLPMPEGHDIKKVLYRQLKRARIAITNRIVATRVLTDAQGRASGVLGFDCRTAEFHVIRAKAVILCCGAAGRLGLPASGYLMGTYENPTNAGDGYAMAYHAGAALANLECFQINPLIKDYNGPACAYVTGPLGGFTANGKGERFIECDYWSGQMMWEFYQELQSGNGPVFLKLDHLAEETIQTIEQILHTNERPSRGRFHAGRGTDYRSQMVEMHISEIGFCSGHSASGVYVNARAETTVPGLYAAGDMAAVPHNYMLGAFTYGWFAGQNAADYVAGREHAPVNDEQVAAERKRVLAPLLRERGLAPAQVEYKLRRMVNDYLQPPKVTRKMEIGLQRFDAITEDIEEIKASHPHELMRAAEVRAIRDCAEMAARASLFRTESRWGLYHHRVDFPHRNDAEWFCHTWLRKDADGAMRSEKRPVEPYVVPLADDDRGAYTNLRIREPAALAAAL, from the coding sequence ATGACTACCCATGTGCTCGAATACGACATCGTCGTGGTCGGCGGCGGCACGGCCGGCCCGATGGCGGCGATCAAGGCGAAGGAGCGCGACCCGTCCCTGCGCGTGCTGCTGCTCGAAAAAGCCAACGTGAAACGCAGCGGCGCGATCTCGATGGGGATGGACGGCCTGAACAACGCGGTGATTCCCGGGCATGCGACGCCCGAGCAATACACGCGCGAGATCACGATCGCCAACGACGGGATCGTCGACCAGGAAGCCGTGTACGCGTATGCGACACACAGCTTCGCGACGATCGAGCAGCTCGACCGCTGGGGCGTGAAGTTCGAGAAGGACGGCACCGGCGACTATGCGGTGAAGAAGGTCCATCACATGGGTTCGTACGTGCTGCCGATGCCGGAAGGACACGACATCAAGAAGGTGTTGTACCGGCAACTGAAGCGCGCGCGCATCGCGATCACGAACCGGATCGTCGCGACGCGCGTGCTGACCGACGCACAGGGCCGCGCGAGCGGCGTACTCGGCTTCGACTGCCGCACGGCCGAGTTCCACGTGATCCGCGCGAAGGCCGTGATTCTCTGCTGCGGCGCGGCCGGCCGCCTCGGCCTGCCGGCCTCGGGCTACCTGATGGGTACGTACGAGAACCCGACCAACGCGGGCGACGGCTACGCAATGGCCTATCACGCCGGTGCCGCGCTCGCGAATCTCGAGTGCTTCCAGATCAATCCGCTGATCAAGGACTACAACGGCCCCGCGTGCGCGTACGTGACGGGCCCGCTCGGCGGTTTCACCGCGAACGGCAAGGGCGAACGCTTCATCGAATGCGACTACTGGAGCGGCCAGATGATGTGGGAGTTCTACCAGGAACTGCAAAGCGGCAACGGCCCCGTGTTCCTCAAGCTCGATCATCTCGCGGAGGAAACGATCCAGACCATCGAGCAGATCCTGCATACGAACGAGCGGCCGAGCCGCGGCCGCTTCCATGCGGGGCGCGGCACCGACTACCGCAGCCAGATGGTCGAGATGCACATCTCCGAGATCGGTTTCTGCAGCGGCCACAGCGCGTCCGGCGTGTACGTGAACGCACGCGCGGAGACGACCGTGCCCGGCCTTTACGCGGCCGGCGACATGGCGGCCGTCCCGCACAACTACATGCTCGGCGCATTTACGTACGGCTGGTTTGCCGGGCAGAACGCGGCCGATTACGTGGCCGGCCGCGAGCATGCGCCGGTGAACGACGAACAGGTCGCCGCCGAACGCAAGCGCGTGCTTGCCCCGCTGCTGCGCGAGCGCGGCCTGGCACCGGCGCAGGTCGAATACAAGCTGCGCCGCATGGTGAACGACTATCTGCAACCGCCGAAAGTGACACGCAAAATGGAAATCGGGCTGCAGCGCTTCGATGCCATTACCGAGGATATCGAAGAGATAAAGGCAAGCCATCCGCACGAACTGATGCGCGCCGCCGAGGTGCGCGCGATCCGCGACTGCGCGGAAATGGCCGCGCGCGCGTCGCTGTTCCGCACCGAGAGCCGCTGGGGGCTGTACCACCATCGCGTCGACTTTCCGCATCGCAACGACGCCGAATGGTTCTGCCACACCTGGCTGCGCAAGGACGCCGACGGCGCGATGCGCAGCGAGAAGCGCCCGGTCGAACCGTACGTCGTGCCGCTCGCCGACGACGATCGCGGCGCCTACACGAATCTTCGCATCCGCGAACCGGCCGCGCTCGCGGCCGCCCTCTGA
- a CDS encoding 4Fe-4S dicluster domain-containing protein, whose translation MPHTPHDIFLRSSAPVTIDEERCIADKGCTVCVDVCPLDLLAIDVTKGKAYMQFDECWYCMPCERDCPTGAVKVDIPYLLR comes from the coding sequence GTGCCCCATACCCCGCACGACATCTTCCTGCGCAGCAGCGCGCCCGTGACGATCGACGAGGAACGCTGCATTGCCGACAAGGGCTGCACCGTCTGCGTCGACGTGTGCCCGCTCGACCTGCTCGCGATCGACGTGACCAAGGGCAAGGCCTACATGCAGTTCGACGAATGCTGGTACTGCATGCCGTGCGAGCGCGACTGCCCGACCGGCGCGGTCAAGGTCGACATCCCTTACCTGCTGCGCTGA
- a CDS encoding MFS transporter, with product MPDSRYRWVIVAAGGLMGCIAIGAMFSLPVFLRAIARDTGWSMTGISGAMTLGFIAMAFASMGWGSLSDRVGTRPVVMTGAVLLSASLALASRAPSLLAFQLTFGLAVGGATAAIFAPMMACVTGWFDTHRSLAVSLVSAGMGMAPMTMAPLAAWLVSVRDWRTSMLLIAALAAVVMIPVSLLVRRAPALDGAHAAPAASAAPAPAGDPAAMSVAHALRSPQFIVLLLTNFFCCATHSGPIFHTVSYAVTCGIPLIVAVSIYSVEGLAGMGGRIAFGILGDRIGAKRTLVAGLFAQALGALGYDFVRTLDGFYAVATLFGFIYAGVMPLYSVLARENFPLRMMGTVIGGCAMAGSLGMAAGPVAGGLIVDTFGSYGWLYVGSFAIGVGAFLMAMMFRPFAKARPETVAA from the coding sequence ATGCCGGATTCCCGATACCGCTGGGTCATCGTCGCCGCGGGCGGCTTGATGGGCTGCATCGCCATCGGCGCGATGTTTTCGCTGCCCGTTTTCCTGCGCGCGATCGCGCGCGACACCGGCTGGTCGATGACCGGCATTTCCGGCGCGATGACGCTCGGCTTCATCGCGATGGCCTTCGCGAGCATGGGGTGGGGCAGCCTGTCGGACCGCGTCGGCACGCGCCCGGTCGTCATGACGGGCGCCGTCCTGCTGTCGGCAAGCCTGGCGCTGGCGAGCCGCGCGCCGTCGCTGCTCGCGTTCCAGCTGACTTTCGGCCTCGCCGTCGGCGGTGCGACGGCCGCGATATTCGCGCCGATGATGGCATGCGTGACGGGCTGGTTCGACACGCACCGCAGCCTGGCGGTGTCGCTCGTGTCGGCCGGCATGGGGATGGCGCCGATGACGATGGCCCCGCTGGCCGCGTGGCTCGTGTCGGTGCGCGACTGGCGCACGTCGATGCTGCTGATTGCGGCGCTGGCGGCCGTCGTGATGATTCCGGTGTCGCTGCTGGTGCGCCGGGCGCCCGCGCTCGACGGCGCGCATGCGGCCCCGGCGGCCTCCGCGGCTCCTGCGCCGGCCGGTGACCCCGCGGCGATGTCGGTCGCGCACGCGCTGCGTTCGCCGCAGTTCATCGTGCTGCTGCTGACCAACTTCTTCTGTTGCGCGACGCATTCCGGCCCGATCTTCCATACGGTCAGCTACGCGGTGACTTGCGGGATTCCGTTGATCGTCGCGGTGTCGATCTACAGCGTCGAAGGGCTCGCCGGCATGGGCGGCCGGATCGCGTTCGGGATCCTGGGCGACCGCATCGGCGCGAAGCGCACGCTGGTGGCCGGGCTGTTTGCGCAGGCGCTCGGCGCGCTCGGGTACGACTTCGTGCGCACGCTCGACGGGTTCTACGCGGTCGCGACCTTGTTCGGCTTCATCTATGCGGGCGTGATGCCGCTGTATTCGGTGCTCGCGCGCGAGAACTTCCCGCTGCGGATGATGGGCACCGTGATCGGCGGCTGCGCGATGGCCGGCAGCCTCGGGATGGCCGCGGGCCCCGTGGCCGGCGGTCTGATCGTCGATACGTTCGGCAGCTATGGCTGGTTGTACGTCGGTTCGTTCGCGATCGGCGTCGGCGCGTTCCTGATGGCGATGATGTTCCGCCCGTTCGCGAAAGCGCGGCCGGAAACGGTGGCCGCGTGA
- the ldcA gene encoding muramoyltetrapeptide carboxypeptidase, protein MSFQPAASYTIRLLAPSGYPHDPDAINRALERLSTAQHRIENIEATQRRFQRFGGTDGERAGDLNRLADPERPLPDIALAVRGGYGAARILHGLDYRGLERRLRDQPVALVGHSDFTALQLALYAKARIKTFGGPMLSADFGAETPSDFTMQHFWQTLTQPSTTIVADAPQVQSVNVTGTLWGGNLAILSSLVGTPYMPDIEGGILFIEDVNEQPFRIERMIYQLHLSGLLARQQALVLGQFTGARPFEYDNGYDMQAMIEQVRAVVGIPVVTGLQFGHVPDLLTLPFGAHAQLVANAHGFRLTLSDYPHLG, encoded by the coding sequence ATGTCCTTCCAGCCCGCCGCGTCCTACACCATCCGGCTGCTTGCGCCGTCCGGCTATCCGCACGACCCCGACGCGATCAACCGCGCGCTCGAGCGCCTCAGCACCGCACAGCACCGCATCGAGAACATCGAGGCGACGCAGCGGCGCTTCCAGCGGTTCGGCGGCACCGACGGCGAGCGGGCAGGCGACCTGAACCGTCTTGCCGATCCCGAGCGGCCGCTGCCGGACATCGCGCTGGCGGTGCGCGGCGGCTACGGCGCCGCGCGCATCCTGCACGGGCTCGACTATCGCGGGCTCGAACGCAGGCTGCGCGACCAGCCGGTCGCGCTCGTCGGCCACAGCGACTTCACGGCACTCCAGCTCGCGCTGTACGCGAAGGCACGCATCAAGACGTTCGGCGGCCCGATGCTGTCCGCCGATTTCGGCGCGGAAACGCCGAGCGACTTCACGATGCAGCACTTCTGGCAGACGCTGACGCAGCCGAGCACGACGATCGTCGCCGACGCGCCGCAGGTGCAGAGCGTGAACGTGACGGGCACGCTGTGGGGCGGCAACCTCGCGATCCTCTCGTCGCTCGTCGGCACGCCGTACATGCCCGACATCGAAGGCGGCATCCTGTTCATCGAGGACGTCAACGAGCAGCCGTTCCGGATCGAGCGGATGATCTATCAACTGCACCTGTCGGGGCTGCTCGCACGCCAGCAGGCGCTGGTGCTCGGCCAGTTCACCGGTGCGCGGCCGTTCGAGTACGACAACGGCTACGACATGCAGGCGATGATCGAGCAGGTGCGCGCGGTGGTCGGGATTCCGGTCGTCACGGGGCTCCAGTTCGGCCACGTGCCCGACCTGCTGACGCTGCCGTTCGGCGCGCACGCGCAGCTGGTCGCGAATGCGCACGGTTTCCGGCTCACGCTGTCCGACTATCCGCACCTCGGCTGA
- a CDS encoding gamma-butyrobetaine hydroxylase-like domain-containing protein has product MIAPTEIALDHATRTLTLRWPDGRTQHIGYARLRGDCPCAECRRIRLDGGRVDARPDLTLAGLEAAGYGIRALFGDGHARGIYPWPFLADMADIADRADTTARP; this is encoded by the coding sequence ATGATCGCGCCGACCGAAATTGCACTCGATCACGCTACACGCACGTTGACGCTCCGCTGGCCGGACGGTCGCACGCAACACATCGGTTATGCGCGGCTGCGCGGCGATTGCCCGTGTGCGGAATGCCGAAGGATCCGGCTCGACGGCGGTCGTGTCGATGCGCGGCCCGACCTGACGCTGGCCGGCCTCGAAGCAGCCGGATACGGCATCCGCGCCCTCTTCGGCGACGGCCATGCCCGCGGCATCTATCCGTGGCCGTTTTTGGCCGACATGGCTGACATTGCTGACAGGGCGGACACGACGGCGCGGCCGTGA
- the tadA gene encoding tRNA adenosine(34) deaminase TadA, producing MTSDALHDAARPADTPAAEPAADSPVPEAAPVSARDLHFMRLAQAAAEEARAAGEVPVGAVLVRGDEVIARGFNHPIGGHDPSAHAEMAALRMAAQHLQNYRMPGCELYVTLEPCLMCAGAIMHARIARVVYGAADPKTGACGSVIDAFANPQLNHHTEVTGGVLADECGAALKSFFAERRRALREARLARDAESGAS from the coding sequence GTGACGTCCGACGCGCTGCACGACGCAGCCCGCCCGGCAGACACCCCGGCGGCCGAACCCGCCGCCGATTCCCCCGTTCCCGAAGCTGCGCCCGTATCGGCGCGCGACCTGCATTTCATGCGTCTCGCGCAGGCCGCCGCCGAAGAGGCGCGCGCGGCCGGCGAAGTGCCGGTCGGTGCGGTGCTCGTGCGCGGCGATGAAGTGATCGCGCGCGGCTTCAACCATCCGATCGGCGGGCACGACCCGTCGGCCCATGCGGAAATGGCCGCCCTGCGCATGGCCGCGCAGCATCTGCAGAATTACCGGATGCCCGGCTGCGAGCTGTACGTGACGCTCGAACCGTGCCTGATGTGCGCGGGCGCGATCATGCATGCGCGTATCGCGCGGGTCGTCTACGGCGCCGCCGATCCGAAGACGGGCGCCTGCGGCAGCGTGATCGACGCGTTCGCGAATCCGCAGCTGAACCACCATACCGAAGTGACCGGCGGCGTGCTCGCCGACGAGTGCGGCGCCGCGCTGAAGTCGTTCTTCGCCGAGCGCCGTCGCGCGCTGCGCGAAGCGCGGCTGGCCCGCGACGCCGAATCCGGCGCGTCATAG
- a CDS encoding HEAT repeat domain-containing protein — protein sequence MTAFSSTASLPGTHDPDRAALALRLAAPDASVRRIALIELADLEESDLVPSFVAALCDDPSADVRSEAARVLGAWEQPDVVDALCGALLDPDEGVRASAAQSLSELKDAASGAVLCRWADRPESFVRRAVLRGLRELRDPGAFAPALRALDAEHAAVRAEAVAVLGWLRDPRALPSLACIATTDAAADVRRAAVGAIGFAAPDDAATIDALLAALRDREWQVREEAATTLGKLRVAAARDPLAAALDDDYWQVRLRAARALGQLRDAAAAPAVVALMSHAISNLRKEAALALGELRDRATLPALTHALEDHDPEVRKAVRIAIRQIDDAPR from the coding sequence ATGACCGCTTTCTCTTCCACCGCCTCGCTGCCCGGCACGCACGATCCGGATCGTGCCGCACTCGCCCTCCGCCTCGCCGCGCCCGACGCATCCGTGCGCCGCATCGCACTGATCGAGCTTGCCGATCTCGAGGAATCCGATCTGGTGCCGTCATTCGTTGCGGCACTGTGCGACGATCCGTCGGCCGACGTACGCAGCGAGGCTGCGCGCGTGCTCGGCGCATGGGAACAGCCCGACGTCGTCGACGCACTGTGCGGCGCATTGCTCGATCCGGACGAAGGTGTACGCGCCTCCGCCGCGCAGAGCCTGTCCGAACTGAAGGACGCGGCATCGGGTGCCGTGCTGTGCCGATGGGCCGACCGGCCCGAGTCGTTCGTGCGCCGTGCCGTGCTGCGCGGATTGCGCGAGTTGCGCGACCCCGGCGCGTTCGCGCCCGCGCTGCGCGCACTCGATGCCGAACACGCCGCCGTGCGCGCCGAAGCCGTCGCGGTGCTCGGCTGGCTCAGGGATCCGCGTGCGCTGCCGTCGCTCGCGTGCATCGCGACCACCGATGCCGCAGCGGACGTGCGACGCGCCGCGGTCGGCGCGATCGGGTTCGCGGCACCCGACGATGCGGCCACCATCGACGCACTGCTCGCCGCGCTGCGCGACCGCGAATGGCAGGTGCGCGAGGAAGCGGCCACGACGCTCGGCAAGTTGCGGGTCGCGGCCGCGCGCGACCCGCTCGCCGCCGCGCTCGACGACGACTACTGGCAGGTGCGCTTGCGTGCCGCGCGTGCGCTCGGGCAACTGCGCGATGCTGCTGCGGCGCCGGCCGTCGTCGCACTGATGTCGCATGCGATCAGCAACCTGCGCAAGGAAGCCGCGCTTGCGCTCGGTGAATTGCGCGACCGCGCGACGTTGCCCGCGCTCACCCACGCGCTGGAGGATCACGATCCGGAAGTACGCAAAGCCGTGCGAATCGCGATCCGGCAAATCGACGACGCGCCGCGATGA
- a CDS encoding DnaJ family domain-containing protein, translating into MRLLDALVEQRIAAAAARGEFDDLPGTGAPQALDDDLLVPEEVRVANRILKNAGFVPPAVEQLRALRNLHDEVQAVSDRAARCRLQAKILALDMALESLRGGPMVMPRDYCRRIAERLCERGLDEASAEAGPM; encoded by the coding sequence ATGAGATTGCTTGACGCCCTGGTCGAACAACGTATTGCCGCCGCCGCCGCGCGGGGCGAGTTCGACGATTTGCCGGGTACCGGCGCGCCGCAGGCGCTGGATGACGACCTGCTCGTGCCCGAGGAGGTGCGGGTGGCCAACCGTATCCTGAAGAATGCGGGCTTCGTGCCGCCGGCCGTCGAGCAATTGCGCGCGCTGCGCAACCTGCACGACGAAGTGCAGGCGGTCAGCGACCGCGCCGCGCGGTGCCGGCTGCAGGCGAAGATCCTCGCGCTCGACATGGCGCTCGAATCGCTGCGCGGCGGCCCGATGGTGATGCCGCGCGATTACTGCCGGCGCATCGCGGAGCGCCTGTGCGAGCGCGGGCTCGACGAAGCGTCCGCCGAAGCGGGGCCGATGTGA
- a CDS encoding GntR family transcriptional regulator — protein sequence MTSPNVVPLSAAPLYVQIKDTLRARILDGTYAPHSRMPSEHELCAAFGVSRITVRQALGDLQKEGLLFKLHGKGTFVSKPKAFQNVTSLQGFAEAMSSMGYEIVNQVRSVRTVKADRHLATKLNVPEGAPLVEIHRVRLLNREPVSLEQTWVPEALGKRLAGADLATRDIFLVLENDCGIPLGHADVSIDAILADDEIVDALHVEESSPVLRIERLTHDASGAPIDYEYLYFRGDAFQYRLRIDRQKPRKPARKQ from the coding sequence ATGACCTCACCCAACGTCGTGCCGCTGTCCGCGGCCCCGCTCTACGTGCAGATCAAGGACACGCTGCGCGCACGCATCCTCGACGGCACCTATGCGCCGCACAGCCGGATGCCTTCGGAGCATGAACTCTGCGCGGCGTTCGGCGTCAGCCGGATCACGGTGCGCCAGGCGCTCGGCGATCTGCAGAAGGAAGGACTGCTGTTCAAGCTGCACGGCAAGGGCACCTTCGTGTCGAAGCCGAAGGCATTCCAGAACGTGACGTCGCTGCAGGGCTTCGCCGAGGCGATGTCGTCGATGGGCTACGAGATCGTCAACCAGGTGCGCAGTGTCCGAACCGTCAAGGCCGACCGCCATCTCGCAACGAAGCTGAACGTGCCGGAAGGCGCGCCGCTCGTCGAGATTCACCGCGTGCGGCTGCTGAACCGCGAGCCCGTGTCGCTCGAACAGACCTGGGTGCCCGAGGCGCTCGGCAAGCGCCTCGCGGGTGCCGATCTCGCGACCCGCGACATCTTCCTCGTGCTGGAAAACGACTGCGGCATTCCGCTCGGCCATGCCGACGTGTCGATCGACGCGATCCTCGCCGACGACGAGATCGTCGATGCGCTGCACGTCGAGGAAAGCAGCCCCGTGCTGCGCATCGAGCGCCTCACGCATGACGCGTCGGGTGCACCGATCGACTACGAATATCTGTACTTCCGCGGCGATGCCTTCCAGTACCGGCTGCGCATCGACCGGCAAAAACCGCGCAAACCTGCAAGGAAACAATGA